Proteins encoded within one genomic window of Solibaculum mannosilyticum:
- the hemZ gene encoding coproporphyrinogen dehydrogenase HemZ produces the protein MTLLIDGHGFHYEMENLCRLFFPHDAIKVVHEPAEDEVVVTTSLRRGEDKTELFVEYRAYITNERSKAEVPNHHADYDNRCELVMAQLLFGILAKVCRFTPKWGVLTGVRPIKLMRRLMNEEGEAEARRTFTEDLLVSEEKTNLAIDTVRKEDSILQLSRQDSFSLYVSIPFCPSRCAYCSFVSMWVEKSGHLLPKYVELLAKEIEETGRVAKQLGLRLETIYFGGGTPTILSAEQLSFLIQAVNRSFDLSFVREFTVEAGRPDTITREKLQVMKDLGVTRISINPQTMQDDVLERIGRRHTVAQVRDAYAMAKEVGFTNINMDLIAGLPGDDARKFADTIRQVLELDPPSITVHTLALKRSSYLNQFGQDDYARADEVEAMLACVQQNLVRNGYTPYYLYRQSRTIGNLENIGWSKPGYEGYYNVYIMDETHTILAAGAAGVTKLKQPDGPYIERIFNFKFAYEYIDRFDEILARKKKVCPFYEKYGKCSQLPG, from the coding sequence ATGACTCTTTTGATTGATGGGCATGGGTTCCATTATGAAATGGAAAACCTGTGCCGCCTCTTTTTCCCGCATGACGCTATTAAAGTGGTGCATGAACCGGCTGAGGATGAAGTGGTGGTGACCACCTCCTTACGCCGTGGGGAGGATAAAACGGAACTTTTTGTGGAGTACCGCGCATATATTACCAATGAGCGCTCAAAAGCAGAGGTGCCCAACCACCATGCCGATTATGACAACCGGTGTGAATTGGTCATGGCGCAGTTGCTTTTTGGGATTTTAGCCAAAGTGTGCCGCTTTACTCCCAAGTGGGGGGTGCTGACTGGAGTCCGGCCCATCAAGCTGATGCGCCGCCTGATGAACGAGGAAGGCGAAGCGGAAGCTAGACGCACCTTTACAGAGGACCTTTTGGTATCGGAAGAAAAGACAAATTTGGCGATAGATACCGTCCGGAAAGAGGACTCCATTTTACAGCTTTCGCGTCAGGACTCCTTTAGCCTTTATGTATCCATTCCCTTTTGTCCCAGCCGATGCGCTTACTGCTCTTTTGTATCCATGTGGGTGGAAAAGTCGGGACATCTGCTGCCAAAGTACGTGGAACTGTTGGCCAAGGAGATCGAGGAAACCGGCCGGGTGGCAAAGCAGTTGGGACTGCGCCTTGAAACCATCTATTTTGGCGGTGGGACGCCTACCATTCTATCGGCGGAACAATTGTCTTTTTTGATCCAGGCGGTCAATCGATCCTTTGATTTATCCTTTGTACGGGAATTTACCGTGGAAGCGGGACGTCCCGACACCATCACCAGGGAAAAGCTACAGGTTATGAAGGATCTGGGCGTCACTCGCATCAGCATCAATCCTCAGACCATGCAGGACGACGTTCTGGAGCGCATCGGACGCCGCCATACGGTAGCACAAGTCCGGGACGCTTATGCTATGGCAAAAGAGGTTGGATTTACCAATATCAATATGGACCTCATTGCCGGATTGCCTGGCGACGATGCCCGGAAATTTGCCGATACCATCCGTCAAGTTTTGGAATTGGATCCGCCCAGTATTACCGTGCATACATTGGCTCTCAAACGCTCTTCCTATCTGAACCAGTTTGGCCAGGACGATTATGCCCGGGCCGACGAGGTGGAGGCAATGCTCGCTTGCGTGCAGCAAAACCTGGTTCGCAATGGATATACCCCTTATTATCTCTATCGCCAAAGCCGGACCATCGGCAATTTGGAAAACATCGGCTGGAGCAAACCAGGATATGAGGGATACTATAACGTGTATATTATGGATGAGACTCATACCATTCTGGCGGCGGGAGCGGCAGGCGTCACCAAGCTCAAGCAGCCGGATGGTCCTTATATCGAACGGATCTTTAATTTTAAGTTTGCTTATGAATATATCGACCGCTTTGACGAAATCCTAGCTAGGAAGAAGAAGGTGTGTCCGTTTTATGAGAAATATGGCAAATGCAGTCAACTGCCTGGATGA
- a CDS encoding MBL fold metallo-hydrolase, whose product MKIQSVLLGSFTNCYFLIDEQTNHMAIVDPGFEAQKVIRMAKGFEVDYVLLTHAHFDHISAAGEVLAATGAKLAAHKAALEELIHPSASVSGLFGSRAPDPLTPDVLLEDGDTLSVGSLTVKALYTPGHSRGDCCYICGDVIFSGDILFQGDVGRTDLPGGSYPTLLQSLQKLKKLPGDYRVFPGHGPETTLEAERRHNSYMNQVDYDSFD is encoded by the coding sequence GTGAAAATACAATCGGTTTTGTTGGGGAGCTTCACCAACTGTTATTTTTTGATCGACGAGCAGACAAATCATATGGCCATCGTCGATCCCGGATTTGAGGCTCAGAAGGTTATCCGTATGGCAAAGGGGTTTGAGGTGGATTATGTCTTGTTGACCCATGCCCATTTTGATCACATCTCAGCGGCGGGGGAAGTCTTAGCTGCCACCGGAGCTAAGCTGGCGGCGCATAAAGCCGCTTTGGAGGAACTTATCCATCCGTCTGCCAGCGTATCGGGTCTGTTTGGATCCCGGGCCCCGGACCCTCTGACGCCGGACGTGCTGCTGGAGGATGGGGATACCCTGTCGGTGGGAAGTTTGACGGTCAAGGCGCTTTATACTCCAGGACATAGCCGAGGCGATTGTTGCTATATATGTGGCGACGTCATCTTTAGCGGAGATATTTTGTTCCAAGGGGATGTAGGCCGTACCGATCTGCCGGGAGGAAGTTATCCCACATTGCTTCAGTCTTTGCAGAAGCTTAAGAAGCTGCCCGGGGATTATCGGGTTTTCCCGGGACATGGCCCGGAGACGACGTTAGAAGCGGAACGCAGACACAATTCTTATATGAACCAGGTGGATTATGACTCTTTTGATTGA